Within the Flavobacterium sp. 9R genome, the region TTCCAGTCAAATCTTGTGCCCATCCTTTGAATTCTTGGTAAACAGGAGTTACATTTTCAGGCTCAATATTGTATGGGAAATGCGCAATTTCTTGTCCTTTGTATTGATATGCAGTACAAACTTTTAAAGTATCAAAACCAGAAAGTACATCACCTTTCATCATCATCAATTGGGTTACACCGTTTACTTGAACAGCATATTTTAATGCTACTAAATCCAACCAACCACAACGTCTTTGTCTTCCAGTTACAGATCCAAATTCATTACCAATTTTTGCCATTGTTGCACCAACTTCGTCAAACAATTCAGTAGGGAATGGTCCACTACCTACACGAGTAACATAAGCTTTGAAAATTCCGTACACTTCTTTGATTTTGTTCGGAGCAATACCTAAACCTGTACAAGCCCCAGCAGCTGTTGTATTAGATGAAGTTACAAATGGATAGGTTCCAAAATCAACATCTAATAGAGAACCTTGAGCACCTTCGCACAAAATAGATTTTCCTGCTTTTTGCGCTTGGTGTAAATATTCTTCACTATCAATAAAATCTAATTTTTTTAATTCTTGAATAGCTTCAAAAAATTCAGTTTCCATTTCAGCCAAGTTGTATTGAATAGCTACATCATAGAACTTAATCATTTCTTCGTGTTTGTCAGCTAGTGCTCTGTAACGATCTGCGAAATCTTCTAACTCGATATCTCCAACTCTAAGACCGTTTCTACCTGTTTTGTCCATATATGTTGGACCAATTCCTTTC harbors:
- a CDS encoding adenylosuccinate synthase; this encodes MTVDLLLGLQWGDEGKGKIVDVLTSNYDIIARFQGGPNAGHTLEFDGIKHVLRTIPSGIFHKNSVNIIGNGVVIDPVVFQKEIEGLEKFNLDIKSKLIISRKAHLILPTHRLLDAASEASKGKAKIGSTLKGIGPTYMDKTGRNGLRVGDIELEDFADRYRALADKHEEMIKFYDVAIQYNLAEMETEFFEAIQELKKLDFIDSEEYLHQAQKAGKSILCEGAQGSLLDVDFGTYPFVTSSNTTAAGACTGLGIAPNKIKEVYGIFKAYVTRVGSGPFPTELFDEVGATMAKIGNEFGSVTGRQRRCGWLDLVALKYAVQVNGVTQLMMMKGDVLSGFDTLKVCTAYQYKGQEIAHFPYNIEPENVTPVYQEFKGWAQDLTGMTTYEELPKELKEYIEFIEKEVEVPIKIVSVGPDRKQTILK